A single window of Chondrinema litorale DNA harbors:
- a CDS encoding fibronectin type III domain-containing protein, protein MKKILPLLILCSVSLSISNLWAQAGSALDPDDTVITYDSENPPTFPPRYTIGKWVRTERMSWDTDSYKSYIYELIPFRLKFPKNYDPSKKYPLMLFFHGRGEKPNTLYDDEGNEILNFYDNENSLKHGGQKMMQAVDNGIYDGFLLYPQSLSGGWASSNNHKVIGELLEILINEANVDENRITVHGLSAGGSATFDFTSALPKLVAAALPMSASTGQDFTDELFTPMWLAHGALDTSPYPNATAAVAARAQAQGANFRYTLYEDLGHSVWNRVWNEEDFFPFMIRGNKTNPSVLFGQTEFCPNVTFNVTIGVTNGFDGYEWRKDGVVISGANTHTINVTEYGVYDVRIRRGNNWSYWSPIPVEIKIKEETQTPPIAVSGNMSHIIPSPDGHTSVMLELPEGYVDYEWKKVSTNQVVGTERILEVFEPGEYIAIVTEENGCSSNPSEPFNVIDANGVNAPDPAVGLSANPLSKTEIELNWSDNPNAAYDETGFEVYRSENTGGNYQLIQTVDGNIYEYVDQDLTAGTSYYYIIRAINNEGASNISGEAEATTNSDNNAPTAPLNLIVTQTSTSSISIAWEEATDDVAVYAYNIYVNGSKVLVKQAGETTANIYNLQAETIYNIAVKARDETGNESPSSNQVTVATVNSGLYYSYYEGSFSNLDQLDAAVPVKTGTIDNFDISPREQNTNIAFKWEGNITVLEYGEYTFYTESDDGSELFIDGTQIVFNDYNQGMTERNGSITLNEGSHFIKVWFRQGSGGYGINVRYQGPGISKQLIPTSVLKDDFEIPGEPPAFPTNLTATVISYNQIDLTWVDNSEIETGFHIFRATNPAGPFYPIVITNANVTTYSDTGLDPETTYYYKVLALGEYGDSGFSDEINTGLVYSYYEGSFSNLDQLDAAVSVKTGTSNSFDLSVRDRDTNMAFKWEGQISIPADGEYTFYTRSDDGSELFIDGTQIVFNDYNQGMTERNGSITLTAGIYPIKVWFRQGGGGYGLEVRWAGPGIDKELIPEGALRDADINTTTLALPGGPEAPSNFVATAIATDKISLSWINNSDNVDGIRIYKSINTNSNYILQNTISSESTSYTDENLFTNVTYYYKVVAYNVGGSSESEEAFATTLNNPPVLTEIGNLSMRFDASLDIILSSSDPDQEDLALSVTDLPSFASFQDHNDGTGLITLNPLVDDIGEHIFIVSVSDENGGVDTETISLIVNGNYIPELDAPTQLDLVEGSVDEIILTANDNNLEDELTWEVNGLTSFMIFTNNNDRTASISIAPDYIHAGTYTVTININDGNGGSVTKSISINISDVNPTKNIERTILVNFSLNSNAPAPWNNTSKQPQINDTFNNFIDDSNTNTGVGMTLLTSWGESFNGGATSGDDSGIVPDAVLNEYWWFGIWWAPQSVQIELFGLNPNRKYNFKFVGSSTYVCCGYTENGETNYAINGQVASVDVHNNTNSYAELTDLLPDSDGNLIIDMTKGNGATIGYVNAMIIEELEASGDLPAAPLNLVAEYSSDTVNLSWQDVPFNETGFEIFRSTSLNGDYSKINIAAIPANTTSYSDGNIVDNQTYFYKVRAFNENGVSEFSNTTEILIPNKAPLIVPINDIYMSFNSTSSIEVSVEDSSPIILQAIDLPGFALFSDNGNGTGSFILSPTSNDLGLHTVTLEAEDSEGLVSTYAFDVYVGDDQTRTVSINFSKTEIADYPWNNTQKDPVVNDYFGNLKDDLNQNSGIGIRLLTSWGEAIKSGAVTGNDSGVAPDAVLSEYWWFGNWWAPEKVTIEVDGLDNSKVYNFKFIASSTFSEGETKYIIGTESVLLDVWNNTRELVQISGESPINGSILIDIEKASGVDIGYINGMIIDINEASFMPKPTSLKVKALSTSELGVSWFDNTANESGFEVYRSATGGNNFELIATTSANATSFIDSGLPSNSTYYYKVRAIRHEGQSEFSSVVSGTTIDYVILVNFNNLANQFNAHQNAPAPWNNTNRVQPDEGSSLNNLIDTQNQSTGINITFDDGFDGDFPDATVTGDDSGIYPDDVLLSFYYIFPGRTATITITGLRYSYLYDFKFFGNWHTEASATYSVNNESITLRTTNNHSNVAVIENQTPNEFGEMQVIVSVPQGSPAAVINAMEIIGKLNPNAANLRNAASGQLIKDQTISDTGKVGVYPNPFISELNIEFGDIENTESNLELFIHDISGKTVYQKNINSKELSSDKVYRIELGNITQKTGTYILTVKSNLYTKHFKLIKQ, encoded by the coding sequence ATGAAAAAAATACTACCATTATTAATCTTATGTAGTGTTTCATTAAGTATCAGTAATCTTTGGGCACAAGCTGGTAGTGCCTTAGATCCAGATGATACAGTTATTACTTATGATTCAGAAAATCCACCAACCTTTCCACCTAGATATACTATTGGTAAATGGGTAAGAACTGAACGAATGAGTTGGGATACAGATTCATACAAAAGTTATATTTATGAACTTATTCCTTTTCGGTTAAAATTCCCTAAAAACTATGACCCCTCTAAGAAATACCCTCTAATGTTATTTTTTCATGGTAGAGGTGAAAAACCAAATACTTTATATGATGATGAAGGTAATGAAATATTAAATTTCTATGATAATGAAAACTCCTTAAAACATGGAGGTCAGAAAATGATGCAAGCAGTTGATAATGGTATTTATGATGGATTTTTATTATATCCACAATCCTTGTCGGGAGGTTGGGCATCAAGTAATAACCATAAAGTAATTGGAGAATTACTTGAAATATTAATTAATGAAGCTAATGTTGATGAAAATAGAATTACAGTACATGGTCTATCTGCTGGAGGTAGTGCAACTTTTGATTTTACAAGTGCGCTTCCAAAATTAGTAGCAGCAGCGCTTCCTATGAGTGCTTCTACTGGGCAAGATTTTACAGATGAACTTTTTACACCGATGTGGCTAGCACATGGTGCTTTAGATACGTCTCCTTATCCAAATGCTACTGCTGCAGTAGCAGCAAGAGCTCAAGCTCAAGGAGCTAATTTTAGATATACATTATATGAAGATTTAGGACATTCAGTATGGAATAGAGTATGGAATGAGGAAGATTTCTTCCCATTTATGATTAGAGGTAACAAAACTAATCCTTCAGTTTTATTTGGACAAACTGAGTTTTGCCCTAATGTAACTTTTAATGTTACAATAGGAGTTACAAATGGATTTGATGGCTATGAATGGAGAAAAGATGGAGTGGTAATTTCAGGGGCTAATACTCATACAATAAATGTAACAGAATATGGAGTATACGACGTAAGAATAAGAAGAGGAAATAACTGGTCTTATTGGTCACCTATTCCAGTAGAGATAAAAATAAAAGAGGAAACCCAAACACCACCAATAGCAGTATCTGGAAATATGAGTCATATAATACCTTCTCCAGATGGTCATACATCGGTGATGCTTGAGCTACCTGAAGGGTATGTCGACTATGAATGGAAAAAGGTATCAACTAATCAAGTAGTAGGTACAGAAAGAATATTAGAAGTATTTGAACCTGGAGAATATATAGCAATTGTAACTGAAGAAAATGGTTGTTCAAGTAATCCATCAGAACCTTTTAACGTAATAGATGCAAATGGTGTAAATGCACCAGATCCTGCAGTGGGTTTATCTGCTAATCCTCTATCTAAAACAGAAATAGAATTAAATTGGAGCGATAATCCTAATGCTGCATATGATGAGACAGGGTTTGAAGTATACAGAAGTGAAAATACAGGAGGAAATTATCAATTAATACAAACTGTAGATGGTAATATTTATGAATATGTTGATCAAGATTTAACTGCGGGTACTTCATATTATTACATTATAAGAGCAATAAATAATGAAGGAGCTTCAAATATTTCTGGAGAAGCTGAAGCAACGACTAATTCAGATAACAATGCTCCAACAGCTCCATTAAATTTAATTGTTACACAAACTTCTACATCAAGTATAAGTATAGCCTGGGAAGAAGCAACAGATGATGTAGCTGTATATGCTTATAATATTTATGTAAATGGAAGTAAAGTTTTAGTAAAACAAGCTGGGGAAACAACAGCTAATATATACAATTTACAAGCAGAAACAATTTATAATATAGCTGTAAAAGCCCGCGATGAAACCGGTAATGAATCTCCTTCAAGTAACCAAGTTACAGTAGCTACTGTCAATAGTGGGTTATATTATTCCTATTATGAAGGTAGTTTTAGTAATTTAGATCAGCTTGACGCTGCTGTTCCTGTTAAAACTGGTACAATTGATAATTTTGATATTAGTCCTAGAGAGCAAAACACAAATATAGCTTTTAAATGGGAAGGGAACATAACTGTACTTGAGTATGGCGAATATACTTTTTATACTGAATCCGATGATGGTAGTGAATTATTTATTGATGGGACTCAAATCGTATTCAATGATTACAATCAGGGTATGACTGAGAGAAATGGAAGTATTACGTTAAATGAAGGTAGTCATTTTATAAAAGTGTGGTTTAGACAAGGTAGTGGTGGGTATGGAATAAATGTGAGATATCAAGGTCCAGGAATAAGTAAGCAACTTATTCCTACATCAGTATTAAAAGATGATTTCGAAATACCTGGTGAGCCTCCAGCATTTCCTACAAATCTTACAGCAACAGTTATTTCTTATAATCAAATTGATTTAACCTGGGTAGATAACAGTGAAATAGAAACTGGATTTCATATTTTTAGAGCAACTAATCCAGCAGGGCCATTTTATCCTATTGTAATTACTAATGCTAATGTAACGACCTATAGTGATACTGGCTTAGACCCAGAAACAACTTATTATTATAAAGTTTTGGCATTAGGTGAATATGGCGATTCAGGATTTTCAGATGAAATTAACACAGGGTTAGTATATTCCTATTATGAAGGTAGTTTTAGTAATTTAGATCAGCTTGACGCTGCTGTTTCTGTTAAAACTGGTACAAGTAATAGCTTTGATTTAAGTGTTAGAGATAGGGATACAAATATGGCTTTCAAATGGGAAGGACAAATAAGTATTCCAGCAGATGGTGAATATACTTTTTATACAAGATCTGATGATGGTAGTGAATTATTTATTGATGGGACTCAAATCGTATTCAATGATTATAATCAAGGGATGACTGAGAGAAATGGAAGTATTACTTTAACTGCAGGTATTTATCCTATAAAAGTATGGTTCAGACAAGGTGGAGGTGGATATGGTCTTGAAGTACGTTGGGCAGGACCAGGAATTGACAAAGAGTTAATTCCCGAAGGTGCTTTGAGAGATGCTGATATAAATACGACAACATTAGCATTACCTGGTGGTCCAGAAGCTCCATCAAATTTTGTGGCTACAGCAATTGCTACAGATAAAATTTCTCTTTCTTGGATTAACAATAGTGATAATGTAGATGGAATTAGAATATATAAATCTATAAATACTAATAGTAATTATATACTACAAAATACCATTTCTTCGGAAAGTACTTCTTATACAGATGAAAATTTATTTACTAATGTAACCTATTATTATAAAGTAGTTGCTTATAACGTAGGAGGTAGTTCTGAATCAGAAGAAGCATTTGCCACAACACTTAATAATCCACCTGTATTAACAGAAATTGGAAATTTAAGTATGAGGTTTGATGCTAGTCTTGATATTATTTTATCATCTAGTGATCCTGATCAAGAAGACTTGGCCTTATCAGTAACGGATTTACCATCTTTTGCAAGTTTCCAGGATCATAATGATGGTACAGGTTTAATTACATTAAATCCATTAGTAGATGACATAGGAGAGCATATTTTCATCGTAAGTGTTTCAGACGAAAATGGAGGAGTAGATACAGAAACTATTTCATTAATAGTTAACGGAAATTACATTCCAGAGTTAGATGCACCAACGCAGCTTGATCTCGTTGAAGGTAGTGTAGATGAAATAATTCTTACTGCAAATGATAATAATTTAGAGGATGAATTAACATGGGAGGTAAATGGCCTAACAAGTTTTATGATATTTACAAATAATAATGATAGAACAGCTAGTATTTCGATAGCACCAGATTATATCCATGCTGGAACATATACAGTAACTATCAATATTAATGATGGCAATGGTGGAAGTGTGACTAAATCCATATCAATAAATATTTCAGATGTTAATCCTACTAAAAATATTGAAAGAACAATTTTAGTTAATTTTAGCTTAAATAGTAATGCACCAGCACCTTGGAATAATACATCAAAACAACCTCAGATAAACGATACTTTTAACAATTTTATCGATGATAGCAACACTAATACAGGTGTTGGAATGACTTTATTAACTTCTTGGGGGGAATCTTTTAATGGAGGAGCAACATCTGGTGATGATTCTGGAATCGTACCTGATGCCGTCCTTAATGAATACTGGTGGTTTGGAATTTGGTGGGCACCACAGAGTGTACAAATAGAGCTTTTTGGCTTAAACCCTAATAGAAAATATAATTTCAAGTTTGTGGGAAGTAGTACATATGTTTGTTGTGGCTATACTGAAAACGGTGAAACTAATTATGCTATCAATGGTCAAGTTGCTTCTGTAGATGTGCATAATAATACTAACTCCTATGCAGAATTAACTGATTTGCTACCTGATAGTGATGGTAATTTGATAATAGATATGACTAAAGGCAATGGTGCTACTATTGGTTATGTAAATGCAATGATTATTGAAGAATTAGAAGCATCAGGAGATTTGCCTGCAGCTCCTTTAAACTTAGTAGCTGAGTATTCTAGCGATACTGTAAATCTATCATGGCAAGATGTACCGTTTAATGAAACAGGGTTTGAAATTTTCAGATCTACTTCTTTAAATGGGGATTATTCAAAAATAAATATTGCTGCAATCCCTGCCAATACTACTTCATATTCAGATGGTAATATCGTGGATAATCAAACCTATTTTTATAAAGTAAGAGCATTTAATGAAAATGGGGTGTCGGAGTTCTCAAACACCACAGAGATATTGATCCCTAATAAGGCACCATTGATTGTACCTATCAATGATATATATATGTCGTTTAATAGTACATCTTCAATTGAAGTATCTGTTGAAGATAGTTCTCCTATAATCTTACAAGCTATTGACCTTCCTGGATTTGCTTTATTTAGTGATAATGGTAATGGCACAGGTAGTTTTATATTATCTCCTACTTCTAATGATCTTGGTTTGCATACTGTTACGTTAGAAGCAGAAGATTCAGAAGGTTTAGTAAGTACTTATGCTTTTGATGTTTATGTGGGAGATGATCAAACTAGAACAGTTTCAATAAATTTCAGTAAAACTGAAATTGCTGACTATCCTTGGAATAACACCCAAAAAGACCCTGTAGTAAACGATTATTTTGGAAATCTAAAAGATGACTTAAACCAAAATAGTGGAATAGGTATTAGATTACTCACTTCATGGGGAGAAGCAATTAAATCAGGGGCAGTAACAGGTAATGACTCTGGAGTTGCTCCTGACGCTGTACTCAGCGAATACTGGTGGTTTGGTAATTGGTGGGCTCCAGAAAAAGTAACAATAGAAGTGGATGGTTTAGATAATTCCAAAGTATATAATTTCAAGTTTATTGCAAGCAGTACTTTCTCAGAAGGAGAAACGAAATATATAATAGGTACTGAATCAGTATTATTGGATGTTTGGAATAATACTAGGGAATTAGTACAAATATCAGGGGAATCACCGATAAACGGATCTATTTTAATTGATATAGAAAAAGCCTCTGGGGTTGACATAGGATATATAAATGGAATGATCATTGATATTAACGAAGCTTCATTTATGCCTAAACCAACAAGTCTAAAAGTAAAGGCATTGTCAACAAGCGAGCTTGGTGTATCTTGGTTCGATAATACTGCTAATGAATCTGGGTTTGAAGTATACAGATCAGCTACTGGTGGAAATAATTTTGAGTTGATTGCTACTACTTCGGCAAATGCTACATCTTTTATAGATTCAGGTCTTCCGTCTAATTCTACCTATTATTATAAGGTAAGGGCTATTAGACATGAAGGACAATCTGAATTTAGTAGTGTAGTATCTGGAACAACAATAGACTATGTAATATTAGTCAACTTTAATAACTTGGCAAATCAATTCAATGCACACCAAAATGCTCCTGCTCCATGGAATAATACCAATAGAGTACAACCTGATGAAGGATCATCACTCAATAATCTTATTGATACCCAGAATCAATCCACAGGAATTAATATTACCTTTGATGACGGATTTGATGGAGATTTTCCTGATGCTACAGTGACTGGAGATGACTCAGGTATTTATCCTGATGATGTGTTGTTGTCATTTTATTACATATTCCCAGGAAGAACTGCAACAATCACTATAACAGGACTCCGTTATAGTTACCTCTATGACTTTAAGTTTTTTGGCAACTGGCATACCGAAGCGTCTGCTACTTATAGTGTGAATAATGAAAGCATTACATTACGAACCACTAATAATCATAGTAACGTTGCAGTTATTGAAAACCAAACACCAAATGAGTTTGGCGAAATGCAAGTTATTGTTAGTGTACCACAAGGGTCTCCAGCAGCTGTCATTAATGCTATGGAAATAATTGGCAAGTTAAATCCAAATGCAGCTAATTTGAGAAACGCAGCTAGTGGTCAATTGATTAAAGACCAAACTATATCAGACACAGGAAAAGTGGGTGTATACCCTAATCCCTTTATAAGCGAATTAAATATAGAGTTTGGGGATATAGAAAATACTGAAAGTAATTTAGAGCTTTTCATTCATGATATTTCAGGAAAGACGGTTTACCAAAAAAACATCAATTCCAAAGAGTTAAGTAGTGATAAAGTTTATAGAATAGAACTTGGAAATATAACACAAAAAACAGGTACTTATATTTTGACAGTAAAGTCTAATTTATACACTAAACATTTTAAATTAATTAAACAATAA
- a CDS encoding GtrA family protein: MLLKYIIFAIISTFFNILIQALSLFLYKGVFDLQIAILCGTGFGFLLKYFLDKKYVFYHTTDDIKKEGKTFGLYTLMGVFTTLIFWFTEMLFNFLIDYSWSKYLGAIIGLGIGYFIKYQLDKKYVFY, translated from the coding sequence ATGCTGTTAAAATATATAATATTTGCAATTATTTCTACCTTCTTTAATATTTTAATCCAAGCACTTTCATTGTTTTTGTATAAAGGTGTTTTTGATTTGCAAATAGCAATTTTATGTGGAACTGGTTTTGGCTTTCTATTAAAATATTTTTTAGATAAGAAATATGTTTTTTATCATACTACAGATGATATAAAGAAAGAGGGAAAAACATTTGGCTTGTATACTTTAATGGGAGTTTTTACAACTTTAATTTTTTGGTTTACAGAGATGCTATTCAATTTTCTAATTGATTATTCTTGGTCTAAATATTTAGGTGCAATTATTGGACTTGGAATAGGATATTTCATTAAGTATCAATTAGATAAAAAATATGTATTTTACTAG
- a CDS encoding phosphoribosyltransferase family protein has protein sequence MTNNRTKLTYSNNDNIIVVGNLSDSYFAIDIADFLKQKIDFSDLIMLKTFANSEFCPRFTVHDEEDFSTIGSTLSGKTVIIVSVHRDQFSRNELAMRNFIIARAAKDNDAKQVILVEPELFYSAQDRGPKTSHGKTEFDRELADLYKFNGQPFTARLYGNLLKSAGVDIVITVHNHSVSTQYEYTSIFGENNFVNLFPDKIFNYYIHNSGMVDPSSVVLVAPDKGAADFVGCVAKANSSNFPIVIMDKIRTGERKVHMSVAQHSQYPLSYIKDQYVIVLDDMVRTGGTIVSCCKLLREYNPKKIVFISTHFHSSEETKINLSTPYIDEIITTSTIPSILNRDNQGRLRKKMAVLKINKWIASYLNKRLNLNVDLQDPLYIENISDKNPRSDAYLYA, from the coding sequence ATGACTAATAACAGAACTAAGCTAACCTATAGTAATAACGATAATATTATTGTGGTAGGAAATTTATCAGATAGTTATTTTGCAATTGATATCGCTGATTTTCTAAAGCAAAAAATTGACTTTTCAGATCTAATAATGCTTAAAACGTTTGCTAATTCTGAGTTTTGCCCTAGGTTTACAGTTCATGATGAAGAAGATTTTTCTACTATTGGTTCTACATTATCTGGCAAAACGGTGATTATAGTTTCAGTACATCGTGATCAATTTTCAAGAAATGAATTGGCAATGCGTAACTTTATTATCGCTCGTGCTGCAAAAGATAATGATGCAAAACAAGTAATATTAGTCGAACCAGAGTTGTTTTATTCTGCCCAAGACAGAGGACCAAAGACGAGTCATGGAAAAACAGAATTTGATAGAGAGTTAGCGGATTTATATAAATTTAATGGGCAACCTTTTACAGCAAGACTCTACGGAAATCTACTTAAAAGTGCAGGAGTAGACATAGTAATTACCGTTCATAATCATAGTGTTTCTACTCAATATGAGTATACAAGTATTTTTGGTGAAAATAACTTTGTTAATTTGTTCCCTGATAAAATTTTCAACTATTATATACATAATTCAGGAATGGTAGATCCTTCTAGTGTTGTTCTTGTAGCTCCAGATAAAGGTGCTGCTGATTTTGTTGGATGTGTAGCTAAAGCTAATAGTTCTAACTTTCCTATTGTAATTATGGATAAAATCAGAACTGGAGAGAGGAAGGTACATATGTCTGTTGCTCAACATTCTCAGTATCCATTATCCTATATAAAAGATCAATATGTTATTGTATTAGACGATATGGTAAGAACAGGAGGTACTATTGTTAGTTGCTGTAAACTTTTAAGAGAATACAACCCAAAAAAAATAGTGTTTATTTCCACGCATTTTCATAGTTCTGAAGAAACAAAGATAAATTTATCTACTCCTTATATAGATGAAATAATTACAACAAGTACAATTCCTTCTATTTTAAATAGAGATAATCAAGGAAGATTAAGAAAAAAAATGGCTGTACTTAAAATTAACAAGTGGATAGCTTCATATTTAAATAAAAGATTAAATCTAAATGTAGATTTACAAGACCCTTTATATATAGAAAATATTTCAGATAAAAACCCTAGGTCAGATGCTTACTTATATGCATGA